From the genome of Papaver somniferum cultivar HN1 chromosome 2, ASM357369v1, whole genome shotgun sequence, one region includes:
- the LOC113350208 gene encoding pyrophosphate-energized vacuolar membrane proton pump 1-like yields MGSIMLSEMLTQILIPVCAVVGIVFSLFQWYVVSQVKVAPDSARQSNNSNKNGFNDSLIEEEEGINDHNTVLKCAEIQNAISEGATSFLYTEYQYVGIFMVGFAVLIFLFLGSVEGFSTKLQPCTYNVDKMCKSALANATFSTISFVLGAVTSVISGFLGMKIATYANARTTLEARKGVGKAFIVAFRSGAVMGFLLAANGLLVLYITINVFKIYYGDDWEGLFEAITGYGLGGSSMALFGRVAGGIYTKAADVGADLVGKVERNIPEDDPRNPAVIADNVGDNVGDIAGMGSDLFGSYAESSCAALVVASISSFGINHEFTAMCYPLLISSVGILVCLLTTLFATDFFEIKLVNQIEPALKNQLIISTALMTVGIAIVSWVALPSEFTIFNFGVQKVVKNWELFFCVAIGLWAGLVIGFVTEYYTSNAYSPVQDVADSCRTGAATNVIFGLALGYKSVIIPIFAIAVSIFVSFSLAAMYGIAVAALGMLSTIATGLAIDAYGPISDNAGGIAEMAGMSHRIRERTDALDAAGNTTAAIGKGFAIGSAALVSLALFGAFVSRAAISSVDVLTPKVFIGLLVGAMLPYWFSAMTMKSVGTAALSMVEEVRRQFNTIPGLMEGTAKPDYANCVKISTDASIKEMIPPGALVMLTPLIVGTFFGVETLSGVLAGSLVSGVQIAISASNTGGAWDNAKKYIEAGVSEHAKSLGPKGSDPHKAAVIGDTIGDPLKDTSGPSLNILIKLMAVESLVFAPFFAKHGGLIFKLF; encoded by the exons ATGGGATCCATTATGTTGTCAGAAATGTTAACACAGATATTGATTCCAGTATGTGCTGTTGTTGGAATCGTATTCTCATTGTTCCAATGGTATGTTGTTTCTCAAGTGAAAGTTGCTCCTGATAGTGCAAGACAATCTAACAACAGTAACAAAAATGGTTTCAACGATTCTTTgatcgaagaagaagagggtaTTAATGACCATAACACTGTACTCAAATGTGCTGAGATTCAGAACGCCATCTCTGAAG GAGCAACGTCCTTCCTGTATACTGAATACCAGTATGTTGGGATATTCATGGTTGGATTTGCAGTACTTATTTTCCTCTTCCTTGGGTCCGTCGAGGGTTTTAGCACAAAGTTGCAGCCTTGCACATACAATGTAGACAAGATGTGCAAATCTGCTCTTGCAAATGCTACTTTCAGTACCATATCATTTGTGCTTGGTGCTGTAACCTCAGTGATATCTGGTTTCCTCGGGATGAAGATTGCAACTTATGCTAACGCTAGGACAACCTTGGAGGCAAGAAAAGGTGTTGGAAAAGCTTTTATTGTTGCGTTTAGGTCTGGGGCAGTTATGGGTTTTCTTCTTGCAGCCAATGGACTATTGGTCCTTTACATTACCATCAATGTGTTCAAGATTTACTATGGTGATGACTGGGAGGGACTATTTGAGGCAATCACTGGTTATGGTCTAGGTGGATCTTCCATGGCCCTCTTTGGAAGAGTTGCTGGAGGTATCTACACTAAAGCTGCTGATGTTGGTGCTGATCTTGTAGGAAAGGTTGAAAGGAACATCCCTGAGGATGACCCCAGGAACCCAGCT GTTATTGCTGATAATGTTGGTGACAATGTTGGGGATATTGCTGGAATGGGTTCTGATCTTTTTGGTTCTTATGCCGAGTCCTCTTGTGCTGCACTTGTTGTTGCATCCATCTCATCTTTCGGAATCAACCATGAATTCACCGCAATGTGCTATCCATTGCTTATTAGTTCCGTTGGTATCCTTGTCTGTTTGCTCACCACACTCTTTGCTACCGATTTCTTTGAAATCAAGCTTGTCAATCAAATCGAGCCAGCACTAAAGAACCAGCTTATTATCTCTACTGCTCTAATGACTGTGGGAATTGCCATTGTCAGTTGGGTTGCCCTCCCATCTGAATTCACAATCTTCAATTTTGGAGTTCAGAAAGTTGTGAAGAACTG GGAACTGTTTTTCTGTGTTGCCATTGGTCTTTGGGCTGGATTGGTCATTGGGTTCGTTACAGAATACTATACCAGTAATGCATACAG CCCTGTGCAAGATGTTGCTGATTCTTGCCGAACTGGAGCTGCTACTAATGTTATCTTTGGCCTTGCATTGGGATACAAATCTGTTATCATTCCAATCTTTGCTATTGCTGTCAGTATCTTTGTTAGTTTTAGCCTTGCTGCCATGTATGGAATTGCTGTAGCTGCTCTTGGAATGCTCAGCACCATTGCTACTGGATTGGCAATTGATGCATATGGTCCCATCAGTGACAATGCTGGAGGCATTGCAGAGATGGCTGGTATGAGCCACCGGATCAGAGAGAGGACTGATGCCCTAGATGCTGCAGGAAACACCACTGCTGCTATTGGAAAG GGATTTGCCATTGGCTCAGCTGCACTTGTATCCTTGGCACTATTTGGTGCCTTCGTGAGTCGCGCAGCTATTTCAAGCGTGGATGTTCTAACCCCAAAAGTCTTCATTGGTTTGCTTGTTGGAGCAATGCTTCCATACTGGTTCTCCGCCATGACCATGAAGAGTGTAGGAACTGCAGCTCTTAGTATGGTGGAAGAAGTCCGCAGGCAATTTAACACCATCCCTGGACTGATGGAAGGTACAGCAAAGCCTGACTATGCAAACTGTGTCAAAATCTCAACAGATGCATCCATCAAAGAAATGATCCCACCTGGTGCTTTGGTCATGCTTACTCCCCTCATTGTTGGGACATTCTTCGGCGTTGAGACTCTCTCTGGTGTCCTTGCTGGTTCCCTAGTTTCTGGTGTACAG ATTGCAATCTCTGCATCCAACACTGGAGGTGCTTGGGATAATGCCAAGAAATATATCGAG GCCGGTGTCTCGGAGCATGCAAAATCCCTTGGTCCCAAAGGATCAGACCCCCACAAGGCAGCTGTTATCGGTGACACCATTGGAGATCCCCTCAAGGACACATCGGGTCCATCACTAAATATCCTTATCAAGCTAATGGCAGTGGAGTCTCTTGTGTTCGCACCCTTCTTTGCGAAACACGGTGGTCTCATCTTCAAGCTTTTCTAA